A stretch of DNA from Paenibacillus albus:
TTCTGCACCTGATCCGTCGAAAGCAATCCAGTACATTTGCAGCCGTTCATCGACTGGCATTTGCTTATAGGCATAGCTGCATTGTGGAAAAAGAACAAATAGATCCCCCTTTGCCAATTCGACAGAGCCCCCGGGGTATTCAAATAAGACAACGCCAGACCGTACAAAATGTATACTATAGCACTCGATTTGTTTGGGCCCTACCGAATAGTTCGGCTTGGCTAAGTTTCTCCCCGCACGTATCGGCCAAATCCGTTCTTCCTTCTCCTGCAAAGAAGGCGTGTAATATAGAAATTCAGCGAATTCGTTGGCATATTCCTTCATAGCAGGCGAATCACTCCTAGCTCTAGCTTAACTCCACTATAGCTGCGACCAAACAAAATGACAATAAAACAAAACATAAAGCCATTCCATGTTGAATTTGATTAAAGTTAAGATAAACATGGGAGGCGATCCATATCATGTCGAAGAAACCAAACATTTTGTTAATAACGAGCGATCAACAGCACTGGAATACCATTGGTGCCTTTAATAAGGAGCTCTCGACACCTAACCTGGACCGGTTAGCGCGGGAAGGAACGACTTTTAACCGGGCCTACTGCCCGAATCCGACCTGCACGCCTTCGCGTGCTTCAATTATTACCGGTATGTATCCAAGTCAGCACGGTGCTTGGACGTTAGGGACGAAGCTGTTGGAGGACCGTCATACGGTTGGCGAGGATTTTACAGAGGCAGGCTATCGTACTGCGCTTGTTGGCAAGGCACATTTCCAGCCGCTTAAGACGACGGATGAATATCCTTCCCTAGAATCCTATCCGCTGCTTCAAGATCTCGATTTCTGGAGAGATTTTCACGGACCGTTCTATGGCTTCGAACATGTGGAGCTCACCCGTCCGCATACGAATGAAGCCCATATTGGCCAGCATTATGCCGCATGGCTGGAAGAGAAGGGCTGCGATAATTGGCGAGATTATTTCCTGCCTCCGACTGGCACGATGGACAAGTCTATCACCTATAAGTGGCCGATTCCGGAGAAGTATCACTACAATACTTGGATAGCCGAACGAACGGGTGATTTGCTAGAGCAGTACAAAAACGAGGACGAAAGCTTCTTTCTATGGGCTAGCTTCTTCGACCCACACCCCGAATATTTGGTTCCCGAGCCATGGGATACGATGTATGATCCCGATCAATTGACGATTCCTTCGTTGGTTCCCGGGGAGCATGACCGAAATCCGCCGCATTTTGCGAAGACGCAGGAAGAGCACCCTGAATTCTCGGAGCTCAAGGAAACCGGACATGGCATTCATGGCTACCGTTCTCACCATTACTACGAATATGGCGATCGCTTCAAACTAACCGAGTACGACAAGAAGAAGCTTGTAGCTGTTTATTATGGCATGATTAGCATGATGGACAAATACATCGGGCAAATTCTAGATCGACTGGATGCGCTTGGTCTGGCTGAGGATACCATCATCGTATTTACGACGGATCACGGACATTTCTTCGGTCAACACGGCTTGCAGGCAAAAGGAGGCTTCCACTACGAAGACTTGATTAAGCTGCCTTTTATCGTTCGATATCCGGGCTCTGTACCTGCCGGACAGCAATCTGAGGCCATTCAGTCACTTGTTGATTTAGCTCCGACCTTCCTTTCGTTCACCGGTATTAAGGCGCCTCCTACGATGACCGGCGTCGATCAGAAGCAAGTATGGCTCGGTCAAGCCGAGCAAGCAAGGGATCACGCGATTTGCGAATTCCGCCATGAACCGACCACGATTCATCAGAAGACGTACGTTGATCAGCGATTTAAAATCACGGTCTATTACAATCAGACATATGGAGAACTATTCGATCTGCTAGAAGATCCGAACGAGCTAAATAACTTGTGGGACGATCCGGCGCATAGTGAACGAAAACAAGAATTGCTGCTCAAATACATCTGGGCCGAGCTTGGCAAAGAGCCAATGCCGATGCCGCGGATTTGGGGAGCATAGCGTGGTGGATACTAAATAAAAGACCGACTGGGAGTTAACTCCCAGTCGGTCTTTTTGGAATATTAAACAACGATTATAAAGAACGTTCGGTTACGGATTCCGCTGAATGAGGTAATTAGCATCCCTAAGCAGCACTTCCGCTGCTTCTTCGGAAATATGCTTTCCGCTCTGCGCGCTTACCTCGTTCACGAAGCTGTTTAAGTTCCCCTTCTCAAGCTTCTTCATTAAGCTGTTCGCGATGCCGCCGTTGTCAATCGATCCGTCCGCTCTGAAG
This window harbors:
- a CDS encoding sulfatase family protein, producing MSKKPNILLITSDQQHWNTIGAFNKELSTPNLDRLAREGTTFNRAYCPNPTCTPSRASIITGMYPSQHGAWTLGTKLLEDRHTVGEDFTEAGYRTALVGKAHFQPLKTTDEYPSLESYPLLQDLDFWRDFHGPFYGFEHVELTRPHTNEAHIGQHYAAWLEEKGCDNWRDYFLPPTGTMDKSITYKWPIPEKYHYNTWIAERTGDLLEQYKNEDESFFLWASFFDPHPEYLVPEPWDTMYDPDQLTIPSLVPGEHDRNPPHFAKTQEEHPEFSELKETGHGIHGYRSHHYYEYGDRFKLTEYDKKKLVAVYYGMISMMDKYIGQILDRLDALGLAEDTIIVFTTDHGHFFGQHGLQAKGGFHYEDLIKLPFIVRYPGSVPAGQQSEAIQSLVDLAPTFLSFTGIKAPPTMTGVDQKQVWLGQAEQARDHAICEFRHEPTTIHQKTYVDQRFKITVYYNQTYGELFDLLEDPNELNNLWDDPAHSERKQELLLKYIWAELGKEPMPMPRIWGA